One window of the Dioscorea cayenensis subsp. rotundata cultivar TDr96_F1 chromosome 24, TDr96_F1_v2_PseudoChromosome.rev07_lg8_w22 25.fasta, whole genome shotgun sequence genome contains the following:
- the LOC120252875 gene encoding serine/threonine-protein kinase SAPK10, with amino-acid sequence MDRSALTVGPGMDMPIMHDSDRYELVKDIGSGNFGIARLMRDKQSGDLVAVKYIERGEKIDENVQREIINHRSLRHPNIIRFKEVILTPTHLAIVMEYASGGELFERICNAGRFSEDEARFFFQQLISGVSYCHSMQVCHRDLKLENTLLDGSAAPRLKICDFGYSKSSVLHSQPKSTVGTPAYIAPEVLLKKEYDGKIADVWSCGVTLYVMLVGAYPFEDPEEPKNFRKTIQRILGVQYSIPDYVHISPECQQLISKIFVANPLMRITIPDIRNHEWFLKNLPAGLMDENMMSNQYEEPDQPMQSIDEIMQIIAEATIPAAGTRALNPYLTDNLDLDDDMEDLDSDPDLDVDSSGEIVYAM; translated from the exons ATGGATCGGTCGGCGCTGACTGTTGGGCCGGGAATGGATATGCCGATAATGCACGACAGTGATCGGTATGAGCTGGTGAAGGATATTGGGTCTGGGAACTTCGGGATCGCCAGGTTGATGCGGGACAAGCAGTCGGGTGATCTCGTTGCTGTGAAGTATATTGAGAGGGGCGAGAAG ATTGATGAAAACGTCCAACGAGAAATTATCAACCACAGATCGTTGAGGCACCCTAATATTATTAGGTTCAAAGAG GTTATATTAACTCCTACCCATCTGGCAATTGTTATGGAGTATGCTTCTGGGGGTGAACTTTTTGAGCGCATTTGCAATGCTGGCCGCTTCAGTGAGGATGAG GCACGTTTCTTTTTTCAACAACTTATATCGGGTGTCAGCTACTGTCATTCAATG CAAGTATGCCATCGTGACTTAAAGCTGGAGAACACTTTACTGGATGGAAGCGCGGCGCCTCGTCTGAAGATATGTGATTTTGGCTATTCTAAG TCATCTGTTCTGCATTCTCAACCAAAGTCAACTGTTGGAACTCCTGCATACATTGCGCCTGAAGTGTTACTCAAGAAGGAATATGATGGCAAG ATTGCTGATGTATGGTCATGTGGAGTGACCTTATATGTCATGCTAGTTGGTGCATACCCTTTCGAGGATCCGGAAGAGCCCAAAAATTTCCGGAAGACTATACAG AGAATCCTGGGTGTTCAATATTCAATTCCAGACTATGTACACATATCTCCTGAGTGCCAACAGCTAATCTCAAAGATTTTTGTTGCCAATCCTTTAATG AGGATAACAATTCCTGACATACGCAACCACGAATGGTTTTTGAAGAATCTACCAGCAGGTTTGATGGATGAGAACATGATGAGTAACCAGTATGAGGAGCCTGATCAACCGATGCAAAGCATCGATGAGATAATGCAGATCATTGCAGAGGCCACCATACCTGCAGCTGGTACTCGTGCACTGAACCCATATTTGACCGATAACCTTGACCTTGATGACGACATGGAGGATCTGGATTCTGACCCTGATCTTGACGTGGATAGCAGTGGAGAAATAGTATATGCAATGTAA
- the LOC120252859 gene encoding upstream activation factor subunit spp27-like isoform X2 translates to MVSDADLVGRLREFLRTSDLSTTTNAIVRRRLEEDFGIDLSSKKAFIREQVDLFLQSELNPDAKNEAEEPVKGEDEGDADGEVDEEEEEEEEEEEEEESSHGRSGRKRKSNKLGKETKKRGGGFTKVCRLSPQLEMFIGVSELARTEVVKRLWAYIRENNLQDPSNRRRILCDEKLQNLFNVNAIDMFQMNKALAKHIWPLDSEDGPANSTPKEKQQKKQKDEGPAESSQKEKHHKKQKEEDSDESPPKAKGRKGGGFLAPLQLSDALIKFIGTGESALSRSDVVKRVWNYIKENKLQDPADRRNIISDEKLKELFNVDSFHGFTVSKLLTAHFVKAED, encoded by the exons ATGGTATCGGATGCGGATCTCGTCGGCCGGCTGCGGGAGTTCCTGCGAACCTCCGACCTCTCGACGACGACGAATGCGATCGTCCGGCGACGCCTGGAGGAGGACTTCGGCATCGATCTCTCATCCAAGAAGGCCTTCATCCGTGAACAGGTGGATCTTTTTCTCCAGTCGGAGCTCAACCCTGATGCCAAGAACGAGGCTGAAGAGCCGGTGAAGGGGGAGGATGAAGGGGATGCTGATGGAGAAGTagatgaagaggaggaggaggaggaggaggaggaggaagaggaggagagcAGTCATGGGAGGAGTGGCCGGAAGAGAAA ATCTAACAAACTCGGTAAGGAAACTAAGAAGAGGGGCGGTGGTTTTACAAAAGTCTGTAGGCTCTCCCCACAACTTGAAATGTTTATTGGAGTCTCTGAATTAGCCAGAACAGAG GTTGTTAAGAGACTCTGGGCTTATATTCGGGAAAACAATTTGCAAGATCCATCCAACAGGAGAAGGATATTATGTGATGAGAAATTGCAAAACCTTTTCAATGTTAATGCAATTGACATGTTTCAAATGAACAAAGCATTAGCAAAGCATATTTGGCCCTTGGATTCAGAAGATG GTCCAGCCAATTCAACTCCTAAAGAAAAACAGCAAAAGAAACAGAAAGATGAAG GTCCAGCTGAGTCATCTCAGAAGGAAAAGCATCATAAGAAGCAGAAAGAGGAAG ATTCTGATGAATCACCACCAAAAGCAAAAGGTCGAAAAGGAGGTGGTTTCCTCGCTCCACTCCAACTTTCAGATGCTCTAATTAAGTTCATTGGTACTGGAGAAAGTGCTCTATCAAGGTCTGATGTTGTGAAGAGAGTATGGAActacataaaagaaaacaagttgCAG GATCCTGCTGACAGGAGGAACATCATATCTGACGAGAAGCTTAAAGAACTGTTTAACGTCGACTCGTTCCATGGTTTTACCGTTTCTAAGTTACTGACAGCACATTTTGTAAAAGCCGAAGACTGA
- the LOC120252859 gene encoding upstream activation factor subunit spp27-like isoform X1: MVSDADLVGRLREFLRTSDLSTTTNAIVRRRLEEDFGIDLSSKKAFIREQVDLFLQSELNPDAKNEAEEPVKGEDEGDADGEVDEEEEEEEEEEEEEESSHGRSGRKRKSNKLGKETKKRGGGFTKVCRLSPQLEMFIGVSELARTEVVKRLWAYIRENNLQDPSNRRRILCDEKLQNLFNVNAIDMFQMNKALAKHIWPLDSEDGPANSTPKEKQQKKQKDEAGPAESSQKEKHHKKQKEEDSDESPPKAKGRKGGGFLAPLQLSDALIKFIGTGESALSRSDVVKRVWNYIKENKLQDPADRRNIISDEKLKELFNVDSFHGFTVSKLLTAHFVKAED, translated from the exons ATGGTATCGGATGCGGATCTCGTCGGCCGGCTGCGGGAGTTCCTGCGAACCTCCGACCTCTCGACGACGACGAATGCGATCGTCCGGCGACGCCTGGAGGAGGACTTCGGCATCGATCTCTCATCCAAGAAGGCCTTCATCCGTGAACAGGTGGATCTTTTTCTCCAGTCGGAGCTCAACCCTGATGCCAAGAACGAGGCTGAAGAGCCGGTGAAGGGGGAGGATGAAGGGGATGCTGATGGAGAAGTagatgaagaggaggaggaggaggaggaggaggaggaagaggaggagagcAGTCATGGGAGGAGTGGCCGGAAGAGAAA ATCTAACAAACTCGGTAAGGAAACTAAGAAGAGGGGCGGTGGTTTTACAAAAGTCTGTAGGCTCTCCCCACAACTTGAAATGTTTATTGGAGTCTCTGAATTAGCCAGAACAGAG GTTGTTAAGAGACTCTGGGCTTATATTCGGGAAAACAATTTGCAAGATCCATCCAACAGGAGAAGGATATTATGTGATGAGAAATTGCAAAACCTTTTCAATGTTAATGCAATTGACATGTTTCAAATGAACAAAGCATTAGCAAAGCATATTTGGCCCTTGGATTCAGAAGATG GTCCAGCCAATTCAACTCCTAAAGAAAAACAGCAAAAGAAACAGAAAGATGAAG cagGTCCAGCTGAGTCATCTCAGAAGGAAAAGCATCATAAGAAGCAGAAAGAGGAAG ATTCTGATGAATCACCACCAAAAGCAAAAGGTCGAAAAGGAGGTGGTTTCCTCGCTCCACTCCAACTTTCAGATGCTCTAATTAAGTTCATTGGTACTGGAGAAAGTGCTCTATCAAGGTCTGATGTTGTGAAGAGAGTATGGAActacataaaagaaaacaagttgCAG GATCCTGCTGACAGGAGGAACATCATATCTGACGAGAAGCTTAAAGAACTGTTTAACGTCGACTCGTTCCATGGTTTTACCGTTTCTAAGTTACTGACAGCACATTTTGTAAAAGCCGAAGACTGA
- the LOC120252783 gene encoding transcription factor NIGTH1-like → MASIAPEMSLDLKLSATRTIGGFLREASAMGDGEARVAKLEEFVRVLEEEKRKIEAFKRELPLCMVLVTDVIGGLKEELEQCRGDRFDREVEEFMPMKRSKLEEEMEERAKLELDSRDKMNWMSSAQLWSDNYSDNDKKKTSEEKGEKQPGLDLEPRNKNRGAFIPFNGVLPAEKDEKPAGPLPDLSLLSSAVKSSRPVAMMQEDHLYGGSNGGGRAPTSTGLSLQAQQQPARKARRCWSPELHRRFVISLQQLGGAQVATPKQIRELMKVDGLTNDEVKSHLQKYRLHARRAPNSSVQANQQVLVMGSLWPSQDHYTAVLSQQSASPSGSPQSPLQLADVSRAISVTAGDSYEEEDGKSESYGWK, encoded by the exons ATGGCCTCGATCGCGCCGGAGATGAGCCTCGATCTGAAGCTCTCGGCTACGAGGACCATCGGAGGATTCCTCCGGGAGGCATCGGCGATGGGCGACGGTGAAGCCCGGGTCGCTAAACTCGAAGAGTTTGTCAGAGTtttagaagaagagaagagaaagatcGAAGCGTTTAAGCGCGAGCTTCCGCTTTGCATGGTTCTCGTTACCGATG TGATTGGGGGATTGAAGGAGGAGCTGGAGCAATGCCGGGGAGATCGGTTTGATAGGGAGGTGGAGGAGTTTATGCCGATGAAGAGAAGTAAattggaggaggagatggaggaGAGGGCGAAGTTGGAATTGGATTCTAGGGATAAGATGAACTGGATGAGCTCGGCTCAGCTTTGGAGTGACAATTACAGTGATAATGATAAGAAGAAAACCTCTGAAGAG AAAGGTGAGAAACAACccggacttgatttggaaccaAGGAACAAGAACAGAGGAGCATTTATCCCATTCAATGGTGTGTTACCAGCAGAGAAGGATGAGAAACCGGCCGGGCCTTTGCCAGACCTCTCCTTGCTCTCTTCGGCGGTCAAGAGCTCTAGGCCAGTTGCAATGATGCAGGAGGATCATCTTTATGGCGGTTCTAATGGCGGTGGGAGAGCTCCAACCAGCACCGGCCTAAGTTTGCAGGCACAGCAGCAGCCTGCCAGGAAGGCAAGGAGATGCTGGTCACCGGAGCTTCACCGGAGGTTTGTCATCTCACTGCAGCAGCTTGGTGGTGCACAAG TGGCTACTCCAAAGCAAATCAGGGAATTGATGAAGGTCGATGGACTTACAAATGATGAAGTGAAAAGTCATTTGCAG AAATATCGGTTGCATGCTCGGAGGGCACCTAACTCTTCTGTTCAAGCTAATCAACAAGTTCTTGTGATGGGAAGTCTATGGCCTTCTCAAGATCACTACACTGCCGTCTTGTCACAGCAGAGTGCTTCCCCATCTGGGTCTCCTCAGAGCCCTCTGCAATTGGCCGATGTTTCACGAGCAATCTCTGTTACTGCCGGAGATAGCTATGAGGAAGAGGATGGCAAATCAGAAAGTTATGGTTGGAAATGA